TGTCCGTACGGATTGCCCCAGGCCTCGGGCCGCTGCGGCTCCTGTGGCGCCTGCGGCTGGCCGTGGCCCTGCCCGTAGCCGGGGTGCTGACCACCCTGCTGCTGGCTGTGCTGGCGGGCGCCGCCGTCGTTGCCCCGCATGGGGAGATGCAGGAGCATCCGGCTCGCCTCCCCCGCGACTTCGGGAGCCACGATCACGTCATAGCTGCTGGCCAGCACCTGGCTGGTCGAGGTGAAAGTCCCGCTTGCCCCGCTGCATGGCGTAGCTGACGATGCCGAAGAGGGCGAAGAAAGCCGCGCCCATCAGGACCGAGGTCACCACGGAGAACGCCCCGCCCGGGGAGAACAGGGACAGCAGCAGACCGATGAAGAGACCGAACCACACGCCGCTGAGCAGGCCGGACATGGCCACGCGCGGGTAGCTCAGACGGCCGGTCACGCGCTCCACGAGTTTCAGGTCGTTGCCCACGATCGAGACGTACTGGACGGGGAACTGCTGGTCCGCCAGGTAGTCCACGGCCTTCTGGGCATCGAGGTAGGAGTTGTAGGAGCCCACCGTCACGCCCTGCGGCACGGAACGGAGCTCCTCGGGAATCCTGGGTGCACCAAACAAGTTCGACATACCCACATTCTTGCCTATTCAGCCGGGCTGCAACCGGAATTCAGCCAAACGTGGACGAAGTGGATAGCCTAGTCGGGTGAGCAACCCTACTTCCCGCGTCTTCGTTGCCCGCCTCCTCGGTCTGGATGTCTTCGACCCTTTGGGTGATCGGCTCGGACGCGTCCGCGACGTCGTGGTGCTGGCCCGCGCCAACAACGCGCCTCCGCACGCGGTCGGCCTGGTGGTGGAAGTCCCGGGCAAGAAACGCGTCTTCGTGCCGATGACGCGCGTGACGAGCATGGACCAGGCCCAGGTCATCAGCACCGGGCTCGTCAATCTGCGCCGTTTCGAGCAGCGCGGCATGGAGACCCTGGTGGTCGCCGAGATGTTCGACAGCCGGGTCACCCTCACGGACGGCTCGGGTTCGGCCACGATCGAGGACATCGCGATCGACCAGCACCGTTCCGGCGACTGGTTCGTCTCCAAGCTCTTCGTG
The nucleotide sequence above comes from Arthrobacter woluwensis. Encoded proteins:
- a CDS encoding general stress protein, with the translated sequence MSNLFGAPRIPEELRSVPQGVTVGSYNSYLDAQKAVDYLADQQFPVQYVSIVGNDLKLVERVTGRLSYPRVAMSGLLSGVWFGLFIGLLLSLFSPGGAFSVVTSVLMGAAFFALFGIVSYAMQRGKRDFHLDQPGAGQQL